In the Schaalia hyovaginalis genome, GTTGGGCGTCGTGGTCACGGTATTCCTTTTCGAGGACGAGGGTGCGGGGCACCCGTGCATGGAAGATGCTCCACGCGTGGTGGCGCGAGGTGCTCCGATGTGGCGCACCTCTCCCAGTCTAGGACCACGAGGGGCTCCAACTCGACGCAGTGACCGAATCGAGTCCTGGATGTCACATTCGCCGGGGATTCAGGCCCGGTCCTGTCCCGACAGGCGGACCGCCTCGAAGACCCCGTCGACCCTCCTCAATGCCGAGAGCACCGCGTTGAGGTGGCCCATGTCCGCCATTTCGAAGGAGAACTGCGCCGTCGACACCTGATCGTTCGAAGTGCGGGTCGTCGCGGTGATGATGTTCACACCGTAGTCGCTCATCACCCGCGTGAGATCGGACAGCAGTCCCGAACGGTCCAGGGCCCGCACCCGGATCTGGACGCGGAAGACCTGGCCCGTCACGCCCTCCTCCCAGGCGACGTCGATGAAGCGCTCCGGTTGCAGCTCCTGAAGCCGCACCGCGTTCCGGCAGCTCGCGAGGTGGACCGAGACGCCCTGGCCGCGCGTGATGAAGCCGACGACCTCGTCTCCGGGCACCGGCGTGCAGCACTTCGCGAGCTTGACCCAGATGTCCTTCGCGTCCATTCCCGCGACGGTGATGCCCGAATCCGAGGAAGCCGCCCGGCGCGGGCCCGCGGCCCCCGGCGTCACCGCCTCCGACAGGGTCTCCTCGGTGCCGTCGCCCCCGCCCAGGTTGTCGACGAGCTTCGTCACGACGTTGCGGGGCGATACCTGGTTCTCCCCCACGGCCGCGTACAGGCTCGAGACATCGGGGTAGCCGAGGGAATTCGCGACCGAGAGGATCGACTCGTGGTTCATGAGGCGCTGAAGCGGAAGGTTGAGCTTGCGCATCGCCTTCGCGAGCGCCTCCTTCCCGTCCTCGACCGCTTCCTCGCGGCGCTCCTTGGAGAACCAGGCCTTGATCTTCGACCTCGCCCTCGGCGATGCGACGAAGGCGAGCCAATCGTGGGAGGGCCCCGCCTTATCGGACTTCGAGGTGACGACCTCGACGGTCTCGCCCGATTCCAGGCGGGTGTCGAGGGAGACGAGACGGCCGTTGACCTTCGCACCGACCGTCCGGTGCCCGACCTCCGTGTGCACCGCGTAGGCGAAGTCGACGGGGGTGGAACGCGCCGGGAGGACGACGACCTCGCCCTTGGGCGTGAAGACGTAGACCTCGTCGCCGGCGATCTCGTAGCGCAGGGAATCGAGGAACTCCTCGGGGTCTCCCGTCTCGCGCTCCATCTCGACGAGGGCGCGCAGCCAGTTCGCCTGCTCGTCCGAGGTCATCTTGTCCGAATCCGGGCCCGTCGCATTCGGGTTCTGCTTGTACTTCCAGTGTGCGGCGACGCCGTGCTCGGCCCGTTCGTGCATCTCGTAGGTGCGGATCTGGATCTCCACCGGCTTGCCGCCCGGTCCCACGACCGTCGTGTGCAGGGACTGGTAGAGGTTGAACTTCGGCATCGCGATGTAGTCCTTGAAGCGACCAGGGATCGGATTCCATCGCCCGTGAAGGGAGCCGAGGACCGAATAGCAGTCCTTGACCGAATCGACGAGCACGCGGACCGCGACGAGGTCGAAGATCTCGTCGAAGGCCTTCCCGCGCACGATCATCTTCTGATAGATCGAGTAGTGGTTCTTCGGGCGGCCCGACACCGTCCCCTTCGTCCCGGACTTCCTCAGGTCCTCCTCGATCTGGCCGACGACCTCGCGCAGGTAGATCTCGCGCTGCGGCGCCCGCTCGGAGACGAGATGATCGATCTCCTCGTAGATCTCGGGGTAGAGCGTCTTAAAGGAGAGCTCCTCGAGCTCCCACTTGACCATGTTCATCCCGAGGCGGTGAGCCAGCGGCGCGTAGATCTCGAGCGTTTCGCGGGCTTTGGCCTGCGCGGACGCCGCGGGCACGAACTTCCAGGTGCGCGCGTTGTGGAGCCGGTCCGCGAGCTTGATGAGGAGGACGCGGATGTCGCGGCTCATCGCGACGATCATCTTGCGGAGGGTCTCCGACTGCGCCGCCGCGCCGTAGCGCACCTTGTCGAGCTTCGTCACCCCGTCGACGAGGGCGGCGATCGCCTCGCCGTAATCGGCGCGCAGCTCCTCGACCGTGTAGTCGGTGTCCTCGACGGTGTCGTGGAGGAGGGCCGCGACGAGGGTCGGGGTCGTCATCCCCATCTCGGCGAGGATCGTCGCGACCGCCACCGGGTGGGTGATGTACGGTTCGCCGGATTTGCGCACCTGTCCGCGGTGATGTTCCTCAGCGGTCCGGTAGGCGCGTTCGATGACGGAGACGTCCGCCTTCGGATGATTCGCCCTCAGAGCGCGAACGAGGGGTTCGATCTCGGGAATCGTCGGGCGTGAGCGCGCACCGAACCAGACGAGGCCGGATCGTACGAACGATCCGGCCGCGGGAGGCTTGGAGCCTGCGTCAGTTGTCTGGTCGGTCATGCCCCCATGATAGGGCTTGTGACCTGGGATACACGAAACGAGGGCGCTACACGAGCAGGGCGGACTCGACCTTCACGCCCGATCCGGCGAGCACCTCCCGCCCGTTGAAGGCCTCGAGTTCGAGGAGCACCGCGATCGTCTCGACCTCGGCGCCGCAACGGCGCAGGAGCTCCACCGAGGCGTTCGCCGTCCCGCCCGTCGCCAGGACGTCGTCGACGACGAGCACCCGGGAGCCCGGGCGGACCGACTCGGGACGGATCTCCATGCGGGCGGTCCCGTACTCGAGGGCGTAGTCGACCCCGATCACGTGCCCGGGCAGCTTCCCGGCCTTGCGGATCGTGAGCATGCCGACGCCGAGCTCCGTCGCCAGCGGCGCCCCGAGGATGAAGCCGCGCGACTCCAGGCCCGCAACCGCATCGATCGTGCCCGCGTAGCGCTCCCCCAGGATCTCCATGAGCTCCTTGAAAGCGGGACCGTTCGCGATGAGCGGCGTGATGTCCCTGAAGAGGACGCCCGGCTCGGGGAAGTCGGGGATCGAGCCGAGATTCGAGGAGACGAGGTCCCCCACGTGCGCGCCGAGTTCACCGCTCATCGTCCGGCCTTCTTCCTTCTGGGCTGCGAGGCGTTCGGCAGGCGGTGCCCCGGTGCGATCGGCGCCACCTTCACGGCGGCCGATGCGCCCCGGCCCGGGCCCTCCGAAACGGCGAGCCGGCCCGCGCGCTCCTTCGCGACGACCGCATCGTGCTCCTTCGTGCGCGCCAGGTGCTCCTGGAACATTACGAGGAGCGGGGAGGCGATGAAGATCGAGGAGTACGTGCCCGCGATCATGCCGACGAAGAGGGCGAGGGAGATGTCGGTGAGCGTGCCCGTGCCGAGCATGAGCGAGCCGATGATGAGGATCGCGCCCACGGGCAGGAGGGCCACGACGGAGGTGTTGATCGAGCGCACCATCGTCTGGTTCACCGCGAGGTTCACGTACTCGGCGAAGGTGTAGCGCTTCTGGTCGTACAAGTCCTGAGTGAGCTCACGGACCTTGTCGAAGACGACGACCGTGTCGTAGAGCGAGTAGCCGAGGATCGTGAGGAAGCCGATCACCGTCGCCGGCGAGACCTCCACCTGGGTGATGACGAAGACCGCCAGAGTCACCGCGACGTCGTGCACGAGGGCGAGCAGCGCGGCCGCCGCCATCGTCCACGAGCGGAAGTACACCGTCATCAAGAGCGCCACGAGCACCATGAAGATGACGAGCGACTGAGCGGCCTTCGAGGTCACCGACTGACCCCACGAAGGGCCGATCGACGAGGACTGCACGTCGGCGGGATCGACCGAGTAACCGGCCGCCAGCGCATCGCGGATCTGAGCCGCCTGATCGGAGTCCACCGAGGCTGTCTGGATGCGCACGGAACTCGTGCCGACGCGCGTCACCTTCGCCGTGTCGACGATCTTCGTGGCGGTGACGATCTCGCTCGCCTTGGTCTCCGACTGGTCGGAGACGTTCGCCACGTCGAACTGGGCGCCGCCGGTGAACTCGATCGAGCGATTGAGGCCCACGAAGAGCGGCAGGAGCAGGCCGATGATAATGACGACCGCCGCGATGCCGACGAAGAGCCTGCGCTTGGGGACGACGGCGTAGGACTTGTCACCCGAGTACAGGGCGTTGCCCCATTGAGCGAAGGACATCATCACTTGTCTCCGTCCGTGTCGGCGTTCGATTCAAGGCCCGAGGGCGCGGGCGCCTCGGCCTTCGCGGCGAGCCTCGCGGCGCGCCGCCTCTGAGCGATCGAGGAGCCCTCGCCCTCGGGGAGCGCATCCTCGCCCGCCGCCTGGGCGAGGGGGGCGCGCACGGCGACCCGGCCGCGGCCCGCGTACACGAGCCCGGACTTCGCGCCGAGGTGCTCCGGATCGAGGCCGGACAGGGGGTGGCCCTGGCCGAAGAAACGGGTCCTGATGAGCAGCTTCATCATCGGGTGCGTGAAGAGGAAGATGACGACGAGGTCGATGAGAGTCGTCACGCCGAGCGTGAA is a window encoding:
- a CDS encoding adenine phosphoribosyltransferase produces the protein MSGELGAHVGDLVSSNLGSIPDFPEPGVLFRDITPLIANGPAFKELMEILGERYAGTIDAVAGLESRGFILGAPLATELGVGMLTIRKAGKLPGHVIGVDYALEYGTARMEIRPESVRPGSRVLVVDDVLATGGTANASVELLRRCGAEVETIAVLLELEAFNGREVLAGSGVKVESALLV
- the secF gene encoding protein translocase subunit SecF, with product MMSFAQWGNALYSGDKSYAVVPKRRLFVGIAAVVIIIGLLLPLFVGLNRSIEFTGGAQFDVANVSDQSETKASEIVTATKIVDTAKVTRVGTSSVRIQTASVDSDQAAQIRDALAAGYSVDPADVQSSSIGPSWGQSVTSKAAQSLVIFMVLVALLMTVYFRSWTMAAAALLALVHDVAVTLAVFVITQVEVSPATVIGFLTILGYSLYDTVVVFDKVRELTQDLYDQKRYTFAEYVNLAVNQTMVRSINTSVVALLPVGAILIIGSLMLGTGTLTDISLALFVGMIAGTYSSIFIASPLLVMFQEHLARTKEHDAVVAKERAGRLAVSEGPGRGASAAVKVAPIAPGHRLPNASQPRRKKAGR
- a CDS encoding RelA/SpoT family protein, whose protein sequence is MTDQTTDAGSKPPAAGSFVRSGLVWFGARSRPTIPEIEPLVRALRANHPKADVSVIERAYRTAEEHHRGQVRKSGEPYITHPVAVATILAEMGMTTPTLVAALLHDTVEDTDYTVEELRADYGEAIAALVDGVTKLDKVRYGAAAQSETLRKMIVAMSRDIRVLLIKLADRLHNARTWKFVPAASAQAKARETLEIYAPLAHRLGMNMVKWELEELSFKTLYPEIYEEIDHLVSERAPQREIYLREVVGQIEEDLRKSGTKGTVSGRPKNHYSIYQKMIVRGKAFDEIFDLVAVRVLVDSVKDCYSVLGSLHGRWNPIPGRFKDYIAMPKFNLYQSLHTTVVGPGGKPVEIQIRTYEMHERAEHGVAAHWKYKQNPNATGPDSDKMTSDEQANWLRALVEMERETGDPEEFLDSLRYEIAGDEVYVFTPKGEVVVLPARSTPVDFAYAVHTEVGHRTVGAKVNGRLVSLDTRLESGETVEVVTSKSDKAGPSHDWLAFVASPRARSKIKAWFSKERREEAVEDGKEALAKAMRKLNLPLQRLMNHESILSVANSLGYPDVSSLYAAVGENQVSPRNVVTKLVDNLGGGDGTEETLSEAVTPGAAGPRRAASSDSGITVAGMDAKDIWVKLAKCCTPVPGDEVVGFITRGQGVSVHLASCRNAVRLQELQPERFIDVAWEEGVTGQVFRVQIRVRALDRSGLLSDLTRVMSDYGVNIITATTRTSNDQVSTAQFSFEMADMGHLNAVLSALRRVDGVFEAVRLSGQDRA